The following are encoded in a window of Salvelinus fontinalis isolate EN_2023a chromosome 40, ASM2944872v1, whole genome shotgun sequence genomic DNA:
- the LOC129839902 gene encoding zinc finger protein 124-like isoform X1: protein MNSLNYSRPAKEDVVDWTEKEALRLNIVMKDEEEDVSVKGEEESFRMKEEDEEAISITFKEEKNVTVKDEKEPFRVKDEEGIEAVTVEEEEVEAFRIKKEEEEAITSKEEEEEEEEGVIVKEEKEPFVVEEEAILRKEEEDVLEEEEEEIEDLINTRERPDSHSDSGKSPSGEPDLATPKPASRHHCSHCGKSFSWLGYLKRHERKHTGEKPFQCSHCGKRFTWLGSLREHKRIHSGEKPYHCSQCGMTFAWLGSLKTHERSHTGEKPFQCSQCGKSFTQLGSLKEHEKIHTGEKPFQCSQCGKSFTQLGSLKEHEKIHTGEKPFQCSQCGKRFTRLGNLKEHETTHTQEKPYQCSLCRKSFTKLGALNRHDRTHTGGDKTYHCSLCGKTFNRLRHLNKHERIHIQEEKTCHCSHCGKTFSQSEDLKAHERIERLCSDLCF, encoded by the exons ATGAACTCACTAAACTACTCTCGTCCTGCTAAAGAAGACGTTGTCgactggacggagaaagaagctctgcgGCTGAACATTGTCatgaaagatgaagaggaggatgttTCCGTAAAAGGAGAGGAAGAATCTTTCAgaatgaaagaggaggatgaggaggctatCAGTATCACGTTTAAAGAAGAGAAGAACGTTACAGTGAAAGACGAGAAAGAACCTTTTAGAGTGAAAGATGAAGAGGGGATAGAGGCTGTCAcagtggaagaagaggaggtagaagctttcagaattaaaaaggaggaagaggaggctatcacctcgaaagaagaagaagaagaggaggaggagggtgttatagtgaaagaagagaaagaaccCTTTGTAGTGGAAGAGGAGGCTATCTTaagaaaagaggaggaggacgttttggaagaggaagaagaggagattgaagatctgattaacacca gagagagaccagactctCACTCTGACAGCGGGAAGAGTCCTTCAGGGGAACCAGACCTAGCGACACCCAAACCAGCGAGTCGGCATCActgctcccactgtggaaagagttttagctGGTTAGGGTACCTAAAACGAcatgagagaaaacacacaggagaaaagcctttccaatgttcccactgtggaaagagATTTACCTGGTTAGGAAGCCTAAGGGAACACAAGAGAATACActctggagagaaaccttaccacTGTTCCCAATGTGGAATGACTTTTGCCTGGTTAGGGAGCCTGAAAACGCATGAGAGGTCACACACAGGGGAAAAACCtttccaatgttcccagtgtggaaaaaGTTTTACCCAGTTAGGGAGCCTGAAGGAGCATGAGaagatacacacaggagaaaagcctttccaatgctcccagtgtggaaagagttttacccagtTAGGGAGCCTGAAGGAGCATGAGAAGATACACACAGGGGAAAAACCTttccaatgctcccagtgtggaaagaggtTTACCCGCTTAGGGAACCTAAAAGAGcatgagacaacacacacacaagaaaagCCCTACCAATGCTCCCTGTGCAGAAAAAGTTTTACCAAGTTAGGGGCCCTGAATAGGcatgacaggacacacacaggtggGGATAAGACGTACCACTGCTCCTTGTGTGGAAAGACGTTTAACCGATTAAGACATCTGAATAAGCATGAAAGAATACATATACAGGAGGAGAAGACTTGCCACTGCTCTCACTGTGGAAAgacattttcccagtcagaggacCTGAAAGCACATGAGAGAATAGAGAGGCTGTGTTCTGACTTATGTTTTTGA